The Neobacillus sp. PS3-34 genome has a window encoding:
- a CDS encoding EscU/YscU/HrcU family type III secretion system export apparatus switch protein, translating into MTGQYFNMKNRKHLNGPSAAVIKYDEEKGGAPVVVAQGTALVAQKIIEAAKQNNIHLQEDSTLIQNLLQIDLGETVPPQLYEVIAEVFILLEKLDENY; encoded by the coding sequence ATGACCGGCCAATATTTTAATATGAAGAACCGAAAACACCTAAATGGCCCTTCTGCTGCCGTCATTAAATATGATGAGGAAAAAGGTGGCGCACCTGTCGTTGTTGCGCAGGGGACAGCGCTTGTTGCCCAGAAGATTATCGAGGCTGCAAAGCAAAACAATATCCATCTTCAGGAGGATTCAACGCTCATTCAGAATCTCCTTCAAATTGATTTAGGCGAAACCGTACCTCCGCAATTGTATGAAGTGATTGCCGAGGTATTCATTTTGCTGGAAAAATTAGACGAAAACTATTAA
- a CDS encoding flagellin, with translation MRINHNISALNAYRNFAVNNENTSKSLEKLSSGLRINRASDDAAGLAISEKMRSQIRGLDMAQRNALDGISVVQTAEGALSSTHEILQRMRELAVQASNDSNTDSDRLEIQKEINQLTSEVNRIGNSTEFNTGKLLDGSRLNTFKASSKSFGNGTPTLADTTTGLNLAIDNSEVLTVGTHKMTVTKSAAGKANPDNINDQAHTELFGAYGDAADGEIGVTSAVQADDWTLTLDKGQGPSFSDGTSTLVDSATGITASIPTDANVSAGDHHVTLTAQAKGSSFPGGVSTYDIDLSTSDALTITSSGSASFANDNIAFGVANGTPAVQNGDTVTLQMTGPGTFKINNNPNTFNDTYTVGSAYNDHGLQFTLNDASGFTVGDKMEFTLGTAAGSISTKQNGFGTNPNFTNPVTVDTNVGTGDWTITKNASGWQVDFTGTDKNGNPLTISDSVADNAPFSSHGVRFDTNGLSMAAGDSVTFKTTKADQTYDFIMDVDGTQQTIASNVLGSGNPVSTTGTSSFAGYGGMKFDTPNLTEGQFDFTVNAAIADQFTLTSTSGKTAQFDAGQPFDQFGLQFNIKSAGSMADGEAITFSTTDPADAFAYQISMDNQAPVALPANSAGGVGLFDGFEGLILNSASVKEGSFSFDIKESGTGQDNSLHMQIGANAGQTVTLEINDMRSKALQISSDKGGDTEQNTTLLNGKTQKVWYTAIPGADNGTSANTPEYAIDVTSNEKAQAAITLYDDAIQRVSSERARLGAIQNRLEYTVSNLKTMGENVTSSESRVRDLDMALEMSNFTKNNILNQASQAMLSQANQMPQGVLQLLK, from the coding sequence ATGCGTATAAATCATAATATTTCCGCATTAAATGCATACCGCAATTTCGCGGTAAACAATGAAAATACCTCAAAAAGCCTTGAAAAATTATCTTCAGGCCTAAGAATCAACCGTGCGTCCGATGATGCTGCCGGCCTTGCCATCTCTGAAAAAATGAGATCCCAAATCCGCGGTCTTGATATGGCACAGCGGAACGCTTTAGACGGAATTTCTGTTGTACAGACTGCTGAAGGTGCCCTTTCGTCTACACACGAAATCCTGCAGCGTATGCGTGAATTGGCTGTTCAGGCTTCAAACGATTCCAATACGGATTCCGACCGCCTGGAAATTCAAAAGGAAATCAACCAGCTGACATCCGAAGTAAACCGGATTGGCAATTCAACTGAATTCAACACGGGTAAATTGCTGGATGGAAGCAGACTGAATACCTTTAAGGCGAGCAGCAAGTCCTTTGGAAACGGTACACCTACTCTTGCTGACACAACAACAGGTTTAAATCTAGCGATTGACAACAGTGAAGTTCTTACTGTTGGAACCCATAAGATGACCGTTACAAAGTCAGCTGCTGGAAAAGCAAACCCTGACAATATCAATGATCAAGCACATACAGAACTATTTGGCGCTTATGGTGATGCGGCTGACGGGGAAATTGGTGTAACTTCAGCCGTTCAAGCGGATGACTGGACTTTAACACTTGATAAAGGACAAGGCCCATCATTCTCCGATGGTACTTCTACTCTTGTAGATTCTGCAACCGGAATTACGGCAAGCATTCCTACGGATGCAAATGTGTCTGCAGGAGATCACCATGTTACACTTACAGCACAAGCAAAAGGGTCAAGTTTCCCAGGCGGCGTTTCTACATATGATATTGATTTATCTACTAGTGATGCTTTAACGATTACAAGCTCTGGATCAGCATCTTTCGCAAATGATAATATTGCGTTTGGCGTTGCTAATGGCACACCTGCCGTTCAAAACGGTGATACTGTCACACTTCAAATGACAGGTCCAGGAACCTTTAAAATCAACAACAACCCTAATACGTTTAATGATACTTACACAGTAGGTTCAGCATATAACGATCACGGCTTGCAGTTTACTTTAAATGATGCGTCTGGTTTTACTGTTGGGGACAAGATGGAATTTACACTTGGCACTGCAGCAGGTTCCATTTCGACAAAACAGAATGGATTCGGAACGAACCCGAATTTTACGAACCCAGTAACTGTTGATACAAATGTCGGAACAGGTGACTGGACGATTACTAAAAATGCTTCAGGCTGGCAGGTTGATTTTACTGGTACAGATAAAAATGGCAATCCATTGACTATTTCTGATTCAGTTGCGGATAACGCTCCTTTCAGCAGCCACGGAGTACGCTTTGATACAAATGGTTTATCGATGGCAGCAGGTGATTCTGTTACCTTCAAGACGACAAAAGCTGATCAAACCTATGACTTCATTATGGACGTTGATGGGACGCAGCAAACCATCGCTTCGAACGTGCTTGGTTCTGGGAATCCAGTTTCTACTACAGGTACAAGCAGCTTTGCTGGATATGGCGGCATGAAGTTCGATACACCAAACCTTACGGAAGGTCAGTTCGATTTTACGGTCAATGCGGCTATTGCTGATCAATTTACATTAACAAGCACAAGCGGAAAGACAGCTCAATTCGATGCAGGCCAGCCTTTCGATCAATTTGGCCTTCAATTTAATATCAAGTCAGCTGGTTCGATGGCTGACGGAGAAGCGATCACCTTCTCAACTACTGATCCGGCTGATGCATTTGCATACCAAATCAGCATGGATAATCAGGCACCGGTTGCACTTCCAGCAAATTCAGCTGGAGGAGTTGGCCTTTTTGATGGATTTGAAGGGCTAATTTTAAATAGTGCTTCTGTAAAAGAGGGCTCATTCTCTTTTGATATAAAGGAATCAGGTACTGGCCAGGATAATTCCCTCCATATGCAAATCGGTGCGAATGCTGGTCAAACGGTAACATTAGAGATTAATGATATGCGCTCAAAAGCATTGCAAATCAGCTCCGACAAAGGCGGGGATACTGAGCAAAATACGACCCTTCTGAATGGAAAGACACAAAAGGTTTGGTATACTGCGATTCCAGGTGCGGATAATGGAACCTCTGCCAATACGCCGGAGTATGCAATTGATGTGACGAGCAATGAAAAAGCACAGGCAGCGATCACTCTGTATGATGATGCCATTCAAAGAGTTTCATCAGAACGCGCACGCCTTGGTGCGATCCAAAATCGTTTAGAATACACAGTAAGCAACTTGAAAACGATGGGTGAAAATGTAACATCCTCTGAATCACGTGTTCGTGACCTTGACATGGCACTTGAAATGTCTAACTTCACAAAGAACAATATTTTGAACCAGGCATCACAGGCCATGCTTTCACAGGCAAACCAAATGCCTCAGGGCGTTCTTCAATTATTGAAGTAA
- a CDS encoding YaaR family protein gives MEVQRVNKTSAAKVAFKEETAKDSISFNSIMDTKRTDVTFERLNKKMQEIESVGEKLADSRTVDNLRKYKKLVKDFMDDAVKNGLELKEQRGFSHRGSSKIYKLVKEVDKKLIDLTNAVLDKEHKGLDLLGMVGEIKGMLINIYT, from the coding sequence ATGGAAGTACAACGCGTTAACAAAACATCAGCAGCTAAGGTAGCTTTTAAAGAGGAAACAGCGAAGGATTCCATTTCTTTCAATTCAATTATGGATACGAAGCGCACCGATGTTACCTTTGAGCGTCTTAATAAAAAAATGCAGGAAATTGAAAGTGTCGGCGAAAAGCTGGCAGACTCAAGAACGGTAGATAACCTGCGCAAATATAAAAAGCTGGTTAAAGATTTCATGGATGACGCGGTTAAAAATGGCCTCGAGCTTAAGGAACAGCGCGGCTTCAGTCATCGCGGATCCTCAAAAATATATAAACTGGTTAAAGAAGTCGACAAAAAGCTGATCGATTTAACCAATGCGGTGTTGGATAAAGAACACAAAGGCCTCGATCTTCTCGGTATGGTCGGGGAAATTAAAGGAATGCTGATAAATATTTATACGTAA
- the flaG gene encoding flagellar protein FlaG, whose product MIERLTATNVPTQPRTADNEGVKLQQNKEEKIPSPQSFDNKVPHENDEKKKEKVEEVVKGLNEFLNPAHTSIKFKFHEKLNEYYVTVVDDNTNEVIKEIPSKKLLDTYAMMAEHLGLLVDKKI is encoded by the coding sequence ATGATCGAACGCCTTACAGCGACGAACGTCCCCACACAACCAAGAACAGCAGATAATGAAGGGGTAAAATTACAACAGAACAAAGAGGAAAAGATACCTTCGCCACAATCATTTGATAATAAGGTTCCACACGAAAATGATGAGAAAAAGAAAGAAAAAGTAGAAGAGGTTGTGAAGGGGTTAAATGAATTTTTGAACCCTGCTCATACTTCTATTAAATTTAAATTTCATGAAAAGCTGAATGAGTATTACGTAACCGTTGTGGATGACAATACAAATGAAGTAATTAAGGAAATCCCGTCAAAAAAATTATTGGATACGTATGCGATGATGGCAGAGCATCTTGGCCTGCTCGTAGATAAAAAGATTTAA
- the fliD gene encoding flagellar filament capping protein FliD, giving the protein MTTMRISGIASGMDIDKMVGDLMKAERMPLDKLKQKKQVLEWQRDDYRSMNTLLLNFRTELTGMKMTTRYRARTTASTNEAQVTATASSAASQGSYSVSNVTQLATAATLKNGGPISADPTKKVDLNSQLFGNEAAFNSTSLNFGWKSGTAFSQSITASATTAGTPIALPTPLDGTLDLASVTVAVNNKNYEVVTSSATGLKPNQVYVNSSGAMTFGADIAAGSKIQMDYFTNNASTGAVNYSTFSVGSYTSTGFVKQNITFKGTDTLSQVISKVNASDTGVTMFYDSFSDQMTLTRKETGNFNGKDPAAATNPMTSADSEILTSGSFIDDVLKFKTVKNGGAAVESGGQDAMFTVNGLTTQRHTNTFDMNGVTFTLKQTFAAPVNVTINNDTNSVFDNIKGFIDKYNTLIDTVQKKTSEDYFRDYPPLTDDQKLTLSDKQQEQWEAKAKSGLIRQDPILNGVLNQMRSSFYAPVNNSQVNAAYNQLAKVGITTSANYLEGGKLQIDEAKLKAAIQADPTSVENLFRGSGTTSSDQGVIQRLYDNVTDTMDSLKQKAGNTFSTNKQFAIGLKLDSLGTQITSFDGRMKQVEDRYYRQFTAMEQAMQKANSQASYMQQHFAGGQ; this is encoded by the coding sequence ATGACGACTATGCGCATAAGCGGCATTGCCAGCGGCATGGACATCGATAAAATGGTCGGCGACCTGATGAAGGCAGAACGAATGCCTCTGGATAAGCTAAAGCAGAAAAAGCAGGTTCTCGAATGGCAGCGTGATGACTACCGTTCAATGAATACGCTTCTACTAAACTTCAGAACTGAATTAACCGGCATGAAAATGACCACGAGGTACCGTGCGAGAACCACCGCTTCTACAAATGAAGCGCAGGTTACTGCTACGGCAAGCAGCGCGGCTTCACAGGGGTCTTATTCCGTTTCAAATGTGACACAGCTTGCAACTGCCGCCACTTTGAAAAATGGTGGGCCGATATCTGCCGATCCAACCAAAAAGGTCGATCTTAATAGCCAGTTATTTGGAAATGAAGCTGCCTTTAATAGTACCAGTTTAAACTTTGGTTGGAAGTCAGGAACAGCCTTTTCTCAATCAATCACTGCATCAGCAACAACTGCAGGAACACCGATTGCCCTGCCAACTCCATTAGATGGCACCTTGGATTTAGCATCAGTAACTGTAGCGGTTAATAATAAGAATTATGAAGTAGTAACAAGCTCAGCAACTGGATTAAAACCAAACCAGGTATACGTGAACAGTAGCGGGGCTATGACGTTTGGTGCAGATATCGCTGCAGGAAGTAAAATTCAAATGGATTATTTCACGAACAACGCAAGCACTGGGGCCGTGAATTATTCAACATTTTCAGTAGGTTCATATACCTCAACAGGATTTGTAAAACAAAATATTACTTTTAAGGGAACAGATACCCTGAGCCAGGTAATTTCAAAGGTGAATGCGTCAGACACTGGAGTAACCATGTTCTACGATTCTTTTTCCGATCAAATGACATTGACCCGGAAAGAAACCGGTAATTTTAATGGTAAGGATCCCGCTGCTGCAACAAACCCTATGACTTCTGCGGACTCAGAAATCCTTACAAGCGGCAGTTTTATAGATGATGTGCTAAAATTTAAAACCGTTAAGAACGGCGGGGCAGCAGTCGAATCAGGCGGCCAAGACGCGATGTTCACCGTAAATGGCCTTACTACACAGCGGCACACCAACACCTTCGACATGAACGGGGTCACGTTTACTCTAAAGCAAACATTTGCTGCTCCGGTCAATGTCACGATTAATAACGATACCAATTCTGTTTTCGACAATATCAAGGGCTTCATCGATAAGTACAATACATTAATCGATACGGTCCAGAAAAAGACGTCTGAGGATTATTTCCGTGATTATCCGCCCCTTACGGATGATCAGAAGCTGACGCTGTCCGATAAGCAGCAGGAGCAATGGGAAGCAAAGGCAAAGAGTGGGCTTATCCGCCAGGATCCGATTTTAAATGGGGTTCTTAATCAAATGCGGAGCAGCTTTTACGCCCCTGTAAATAATTCGCAGGTAAATGCGGCATACAATCAGCTTGCCAAAGTGGGCATTACCACTTCGGCGAATTATCTTGAAGGCGGTAAGCTTCAGATTGATGAAGCCAAACTGAAGGCGGCGATTCAGGCTGATCCAACGTCTGTGGAGAATTTGTTCCGTGGATCAGGTACAACGAGTTCAGACCAGGGCGTGATCCAGCGTCTTTATGATAATGTCACTGACACGATGGATAGCTTGAAACAAAAAGCAGGGAATACTTTTTCGACCAACAAACAATTTGCGATTGGCTTAAAGCTGGATTCCCTTGGAACCCAGATCACCAGCTTTGATGGCCGCATGAAGCAGGTTGAAGATCGATATTACCGCCAGTTCACTGCAATGGAACAAGCGATGCAAAAGGCTAATTCGCAAGCATCATATATGCAGCAGCATTTCGCCGGCGGCCAGTAA
- the fliS gene encoding flagellar export chaperone FliS: MAVQNPYQSYQQNSVNTASPGELTLMLYNGCLKFIHMAKAGMVEKNIEVKNTNIQKAQKIIQELMVTLNMDLEVSKNMMALYDYINRRLIEANIKNDSAILDEVEGYVTEFRDTWKQVIQLNRQKQFAQGGQA, encoded by the coding sequence ATGGCTGTTCAAAATCCCTATCAATCATACCAGCAAAACTCCGTTAACACGGCTTCGCCGGGTGAGCTAACGTTAATGCTCTATAACGGGTGCCTGAAGTTTATTCACATGGCGAAAGCAGGCATGGTTGAAAAGAATATCGAAGTGAAGAATACTAATATCCAAAAGGCGCAGAAAATTATCCAGGAGCTTATGGTTACGTTAAATATGGACCTTGAAGTTTCAAAAAACATGATGGCGCTTTATGACTATATCAATCGCAGACTGATTGAGGCCAATATCAAGAATGATAGTGCCATTCTGGATGAAGTGGAAGGCTATGTTACGGAATTCCGTGACACCTGGAAGCAGGTTATCCAGCTGAACCGCCAAAAGCAGTTTGCCCAGGGCGGCCAGGCATAG
- a CDS encoding flagellar protein FliT, which produces MSKVKEIYESTIKLIEILESGDELSRDEKIRVIEDSLEFRENLMRDLLPPFSEKENELGAQLIDLNKVLTGLLSAEKLLIQRDIKSLSLKKESTNKYANPYQSLATDGMFYDRKK; this is translated from the coding sequence GTGAGCAAGGTTAAAGAAATTTATGAGAGTACAATTAAGCTAATTGAGATTCTCGAAAGCGGGGATGAATTATCCCGTGATGAAAAAATTAGGGTAATAGAGGACTCATTAGAATTTCGTGAGAATTTAATGAGAGATTTACTGCCGCCATTTTCAGAAAAAGAGAATGAGCTTGGAGCACAGCTGATCGATTTGAATAAGGTGTTAACAGGTTTATTATCTGCTGAAAAGCTGCTGATTCAACGGGATATTAAATCCTTAAGTTTGAAAAAGGAATCCACCAACAAGTATGCGAACCCGTATCAAAGCCTCGCAACAGACGGGATGTTTTATGATAGGAAAAAATAA
- a CDS encoding S-layer homology domain-containing protein produces MYNWRKLAVSGALATTLTFSSLSVFAASFDDVSGLDSEISITKLVSLGYIANKGANFNPDSNLTRLEFAEIACRITTIGSSSVLKIKDLDTSKGKNKAAVRAVRGGLLSLNKKGEFKPKGSVTFAELSKALAFGLGFKKTWSNRPIDYLYYLDRKGVLDIDTDLDAAVTREDVAVAVDKYLTAKQSYTTITGVVSELTSTGLVVKSTTGENNLKYAANASIFQDDQQTEKGAVGPGTAVSVTLNSKGQVAYLSSTSLEVFDGAMAYDASGKLLVKGKTLYNTHSNLVVTPLPSSPDADFTFKEFANYGQNGVTFEGTAYSNMATDEITMLSPYVTKVTDRPISLNGTSVTFGFKADFDFNDLSMPLNDAAVVHLVDGTATKDVKLADIDALQKAGKVLTGTAIAGADGTITDLTVKAADPAPAE; encoded by the coding sequence ATGTATAACTGGCGTAAATTAGCAGTTTCAGGTGCTCTTGCAACAACTCTTACTTTTAGCAGTCTTTCGGTATTTGCAGCAAGCTTTGATGATGTATCAGGCTTGGACAGCGAGATCTCGATCACTAAACTAGTGTCTTTGGGATACATAGCTAATAAGGGTGCAAACTTCAACCCAGACAGCAATCTGACTCGTTTAGAGTTTGCTGAGATTGCATGCCGTATCACTACTATCGGGTCTTCTTCAGTATTAAAGATTAAAGATCTTGATACAAGCAAAGGCAAAAACAAGGCAGCAGTAAGAGCAGTACGCGGCGGTTTGCTGAGCCTAAACAAAAAGGGTGAATTCAAGCCTAAAGGTTCTGTTACATTTGCAGAATTATCAAAAGCGCTTGCTTTTGGATTAGGATTCAAAAAGACATGGTCTAACCGTCCGATTGACTATTTATACTATTTGGATCGTAAAGGTGTCCTTGATATCGATACAGACCTTGATGCAGCAGTAACAAGGGAAGATGTAGCCGTAGCGGTAGATAAATACCTTACAGCTAAACAAAGCTACACTACGATTACAGGTGTAGTTTCCGAGTTAACTTCAACTGGTCTTGTTGTGAAGAGCACAACTGGAGAAAATAACCTGAAGTATGCTGCAAATGCATCCATCTTCCAGGATGATCAGCAGACTGAAAAAGGTGCTGTAGGACCTGGTACTGCTGTATCAGTAACATTAAACAGCAAAGGCCAAGTGGCATACCTTTCTTCGACTTCATTAGAAGTGTTTGATGGTGCAATGGCATACGATGCAAGTGGAAAACTGCTTGTTAAAGGAAAAACTTTGTACAACACTCACTCTAACCTGGTTGTTACACCACTTCCAAGCAGTCCGGATGCAGATTTCACATTTAAAGAATTTGCTAACTACGGTCAAAATGGTGTGACTTTCGAAGGAACTGCATATTCCAATATGGCTACCGATGAAATCACAATGTTATCTCCTTATGTCACAAAAGTTACTGACAGACCGATCAGCTTAAATGGAACTTCTGTAACATTTGGCTTCAAGGCTGATTTCGATTTCAACGATTTGTCTATGCCGCTAAATGATGCTGCAGTAGTTCACCTGGTAGACGGAACTGCTACAAAGGATGTAAAACTTGCAGATATCGACGCTCTTCAAAAAGCAGGCAAAGTATTGACTGGAACTGCAATTGCTGGAGCAGACGGAACAATCACTGACTTAACTGTAAAAGCAGCAGATCCTGCACCTGCAGAATAA
- a CDS encoding ABC transporter substrate-binding protein gives MTNFKKKLAATSLAAVIGFAGLPFLTGTADAARPGFDSKKVGGKVVLTTFADAVRLIPYTTSDSASSRIQGMIFDALLTVDIKGNPIPSLATSYSYDKSKLTYTFKLRKGVKFHDGKLMTADDVVFSYQMYTDPKTINSYVKDFETIKQVKKVDTYTVQIILKEKDPLILTNTFVNAAILPKHQFKNGIKDYNTNNYIHRHPIGTGAFKFKEWKSDERIVVTANKDYWDGRPYMDQVITEVLPDANVETINLLKGDVDFVEALNPQSLSQVSKNKNLKIQPYSIGRFDYVGFNESKAPWNNENFRKGLAYGLDRQSMVSKLYLGKATLASGPMHPLIPQNNPSVKPLPFDLKKAAEYLEKAGYHKKDGKLIGPDGKQLTLEFAYNNGNTIRQKAALLAQQNWGKLGIKVTPRSYEWSIFLDKYKEGKLDCFILGWSGYDANVEHSGFFHSTAMPPQGNNNNRINDPQIDKYLDDYKSEEDRSKRIKIYQAMHKYMADHETLIWTYHPKSNAGMDKDLKNVKISMSTAFFNLQDWYWGVASKRK, from the coding sequence ATGACTAACTTCAAGAAAAAATTAGCAGCAACTTCATTGGCAGCCGTTATCGGTTTCGCAGGACTTCCATTCCTAACTGGGACTGCTGACGCAGCCCGCCCAGGCTTCGACTCTAAAAAAGTCGGCGGTAAAGTAGTATTAACAACCTTTGCCGATGCAGTTCGTTTGATTCCTTATACTACTTCTGACTCAGCATCAAGCCGTATCCAAGGCATGATTTTCGATGCTCTTTTAACAGTAGATATCAAAGGTAATCCGATTCCATCCCTTGCAACAAGCTATTCTTATGACAAATCAAAACTGACTTATACATTCAAGCTTCGTAAGGGTGTAAAGTTCCATGATGGAAAATTGATGACTGCGGATGACGTTGTATTCTCTTACCAGATGTACACAGATCCTAAGACAATCAACAGCTATGTAAAAGACTTTGAAACTATTAAACAAGTTAAAAAGGTTGATACTTACACAGTTCAAATCATCCTGAAAGAAAAGGATCCGCTAATCCTTACAAATACATTTGTAAATGCGGCAATCCTTCCGAAGCACCAATTCAAAAATGGTATTAAAGACTATAACACTAACAACTATATTCACCGCCACCCAATCGGAACAGGTGCATTCAAGTTCAAAGAGTGGAAATCTGATGAGCGTATTGTTGTAACTGCCAACAAGGATTACTGGGATGGCCGTCCATATATGGATCAGGTAATCACTGAAGTTCTTCCTGATGCAAACGTTGAAACAATCAACCTGTTAAAGGGTGACGTTGACTTTGTTGAAGCATTGAATCCACAAAGTTTATCCCAGGTTTCTAAAAACAAGAACCTGAAAATTCAGCCTTACAGCATCGGACGTTTTGACTACGTTGGATTCAACGAAAGCAAAGCTCCTTGGAACAATGAAAACTTCCGTAAAGGATTAGCATACGGTTTGGATCGTCAGTCCATGGTTTCCAAATTGTACTTAGGAAAAGCAACACTTGCGAGCGGTCCAATGCACCCGCTGATTCCGCAAAACAATCCATCAGTAAAGCCGCTTCCATTTGATCTTAAAAAGGCTGCTGAATATTTAGAAAAAGCTGGTTATCATAAAAAGGACGGCAAGCTAATCGGTCCAGACGGCAAGCAGTTAACACTTGAATTTGCCTATAACAATGGAAATACGATTCGCCAAAAAGCTGCCCTGCTTGCACAGCAAAACTGGGGTAAATTAGGCATTAAAGTAACACCAAGAAGCTATGAGTGGTCTATTTTCTTAGACAAGTACAAAGAAGGCAAGTTAGACTGCTTTATCTTAGGATGGAGCGGATATGACGCAAACGTTGAACACTCTGGATTCTTCCATTCAACTGCAATGCCGCCACAAGGAAATAACAATAACCGTATCAATGATCCACAAATTGATAAGTATCTTGATGACTACAAGTCTGAAGAAGACCGCAGCAAGCGTATCAAAATTTACCAAGCTATGCACAAATACATGGCTGACCATGAAACATTGATCTGGACATACCATCCAAAATCAAATGCCGGTATGGACAAAGATTTGAAGAACGTTAAGATTTCTATGTCAACAGCTTTCTTCAATCTTCAAGATTGGTACTGGGGAGTAGCTTCAAAGCGTAAATAA
- the opp4C gene encoding oligopeptide ABC transporter permease: MGLPNPVINNQQNVEINNPEQDLKYESRLAVTWKRFKKNKLAVTGLFVFGIIVLIAIFAPWISPHKPEVSDILDSNLPPSKKYPFGTDSMGGDIMTRAFYGARVSLTVAMLTMICSVTIGVIYGSISGFFGGFIDNIMMRIVDALQSIPTFFLLLIVASLIVPTMWSTIFVLSIFGWTSLARIVRGEILSIKKRDFVEAAKATGEKNKNIIFYHVLPNAIAPIIVIATLDIAAVILSEAALSYLGLGIQPPTPSWGNMLTGAQDLSTVQFYPWIAIFPGLFIIITVLSVNFIGDGLRDALDPRMKQ; this comes from the coding sequence ATGGGTCTTCCAAATCCAGTTATCAATAATCAACAGAATGTGGAAATAAACAATCCGGAACAAGATTTGAAGTATGAAAGCAGGCTTGCTGTGACATGGAAGCGATTCAAAAAGAACAAATTGGCTGTTACGGGATTGTTCGTTTTTGGGATTATCGTCCTAATTGCCATTTTTGCACCTTGGATTTCACCGCATAAACCTGAGGTATCCGACATTTTAGATTCAAACCTGCCTCCGAGTAAAAAGTATCCATTCGGTACTGATTCCATGGGTGGAGATATTATGACGCGTGCTTTTTATGGTGCCAGGGTTTCATTAACAGTAGCGATGCTGACGATGATTTGTTCGGTAACCATCGGAGTAATCTATGGTTCAATTTCCGGCTTTTTTGGTGGATTCATTGACAATATCATGATGAGGATTGTTGATGCACTTCAATCCATTCCAACCTTCTTCTTATTATTGATTGTAGCATCTTTAATCGTTCCAACGATGTGGTCTACTATATTTGTTCTAAGTATCTTCGGCTGGACGAGTCTTGCCAGGATCGTCCGTGGGGAAATTTTATCGATCAAGAAAAGGGACTTTGTAGAAGCGGCAAAAGCGACTGGTGAAAAGAATAAAAATATTATTTTTTACCACGTCCTGCCGAATGCGATCGCTCCTATTATCGTTATTGCTACTCTTGACATTGCAGCGGTTATTCTGTCTGAAGCAGCATTAAGCTATCTTGGCCTTGGAATTCAGCCGCCTACACCGAGCTGGGGGAATATGCTGACAGGAGCACAGGATTTGTCAACTGTTCAATTTTATCCTTGGATCGCCATCTTCCCAGGATTGTTCATTATTATAACGGTTCTATCCGTAAACTTTATCGGTGATGGCCTGAGAGATGCTTTAGACCCTAGAATGAAGCAATAG